In Fibrobacter sp. UWR3, one DNA window encodes the following:
- a CDS encoding Rpn family recombination-promoting nuclease/putative transposase has product MKHNFSHDSYVRSVLKDPARTAELLVGIIEEHKSYPESGIVPQLVKYWFQIMVRNQKNIPTLAIVLYNGKDPWRIEKEVMFPNYPEYYHRIGLPFLLEVVDVSEIFEDYEIPQISPKIALALVALKYVFNGEKLKKYLKAAMAGLKSLPRNEAEDLLSQTFVYLKQWFNGDAKEQFKMDFKKCSEVYGYKSIAEVEEEEANNRICDFAQTLIDAGKITADEAAHFSHLSKERFKEKN; this is encoded by the coding sequence ATGAAACATAATTTTTCGCACGATTCCTACGTTCGCTCGGTGCTGAAGGATCCCGCACGAACAGCGGAACTGCTCGTCGGCATCATTGAGGAACACAAGAGTTATCCCGAATCAGGAATTGTTCCGCAACTGGTCAAGTATTGGTTCCAGATCATGGTTCGCAATCAAAAGAACATTCCGACACTCGCCATCGTCCTTTACAATGGAAAAGATCCTTGGCGCATTGAAAAAGAAGTCATGTTTCCGAACTATCCCGAATACTATCACAGAATTGGCCTTCCGTTCCTGTTGGAAGTCGTAGACGTGAGCGAGATTTTCGAGGATTATGAAATTCCGCAAATTTCGCCGAAAATTGCACTCGCACTGGTCGCCCTAAAGTATGTTTTTAACGGAGAAAAACTCAAGAAATACCTGAAAGCGGCAATGGCAGGGCTCAAGTCTCTCCCCCGCAATGAAGCGGAAGACCTTTTGTCGCAAACTTTTGTATATTTGAAGCAGTGGTTCAACGGTGATGCCAAGGAGCAGTTCAAAATGGATTTCAAAAAATGCAGCGAAGTTTACGGCTACAAGTCCATCGCCGAAGTCGAGGAAGAAGAGGCAAACAATCGAATCTGCGATTTCGCACAAACATTGATTGATGCCGGTAAAATCACGGCTGACGAAGCAGCCCATTTTTCACATCTTTCCAAAGAACGTTTCAAAGAAAAAAACTAA
- a CDS encoding FISUMP domain-containing protein, with translation MKCLNCLSPWSRLAAIGSIAFGLSACGDEVTEQIYTNMGAVESSKDLPECTKDIAGQTAYVTETHEFLGCDGKEWQTLSANTVNVGDNVCSSTSLSDGTGFEIFCNGESIGMVKNGKDGADGKDGSDGKDGAKGDPGEAGKDGEPGAKGDKGDDGAPGTNGTDGTNGKDGANGTGCIIKESTALTATIACGSETFTMDLTGYVDVPEECDTTDVACTVPEGEVQLGGVSQKGPFVSGTDVTAYELENGKSLKQTGKTFGGKIENKDGSFNIRTVKLRSTYTYLVADGFYRNEVTGKNSAATIKLRALTNLDGRRTANINLVTHLEYDRVQRLVTKENMSVPAAKRAAERELFRTFGIDGDGFKGYAEDFNILKEGEGNGELLAISAMLQGDRNESELTALLAALSVDLGDNGKWDDSLRRAQVADWAMKADLDGRLATIRANVEGWKLADSKAPAFEQHVTNFWMQELGVPACTGDNEGALFATKNAKSAYYAANDSVYTDGDSSLVRLICDASGETPAWRYAADLEKDVAALAGDADEGSAANGKINTNFVYVTENGAWRRGTELDAKFEACVNEIKNTTTFTADATDTTWYICATDGSKIGDYVIPTSWRLAKEAEADTAQFRIPETAADSIKQGHINKGRFFVFDDGVWRRGTENDYLLHKVCLDDIKGEVVKTSAGQYYTCTDEAKILSDGAIVSKTWRNSTAEEADNYFTENPDQEGAVKQGDMDKSRVYVFENGEWRRGTNLDLILDEGCIAVKEGTIRVRDNKYYYTCSTEKTVENGVEIANAWRASTAEEADIYGWSAPTSRADSVRKGNIDHSHYYAYRNNAWVDASYYEMDAYPLSATAAVGTYSAGAVNTNLHYVMDSYGWRPATDLENSGLEACTQAQKNNVKQSNGGTADDWYKCVNEFSTSIDGFVVTYNWRKAKDIEKDTVGWGAYSYSTGDVKNGKVNANLTYVRQNLTWRHGTALDSIFKKAGYRACTTNNDTLKTYKYNNLYYVCTAQSTPDTLRKWVPAPDLFNDTYESRSSCNESGTYGDGTIMAGRVNKDKLYACQSANNFRPANSDEISYNRACVSFIDDQIYKLNGLFRRCWSGYGWERVVDKEESVMKAYGKEYKTVVIGTQQWMTENLNYSTSGSYCYNDIASYCNTYGRLYEWSTAVRVCPAGWHLPTRAEWRILFDAVGGEDYAGYLLKSASGWNNNGSSSGNGSGTYPFSVKPAGDRNLTSSGPAYGGIGTKAKFWTSTKDYENNMFYVEFSYNENNVYEDAVFSGFDFSVRCVQD, from the coding sequence ATGAAGTGTTTAAATTGCCTGTCACCCTGGAGCCGCTTGGCGGCGATAGGGTCCATTGCCTTCGGGCTTTCTGCCTGTGGTGACGAAGTTACCGAACAGATATACACCAACATGGGTGCGGTGGAATCGAGCAAGGACTTGCCCGAGTGCACCAAGGATATTGCTGGCCAGACGGCTTACGTCACGGAAACCCACGAGTTCCTGGGTTGCGATGGCAAGGAATGGCAGACTCTGAGCGCCAATACGGTGAACGTGGGCGACAACGTTTGTTCCTCTACGAGCCTCAGCGACGGCACGGGTTTCGAGATTTTCTGTAACGGGGAATCCATCGGCATGGTGAAGAACGGCAAAGATGGTGCTGACGGCAAGGATGGTTCGGACGGTAAGGACGGCGCGAAGGGCGACCCGGGCGAAGCTGGCAAAGACGGCGAACCTGGTGCAAAGGGCGACAAGGGCGACGACGGCGCACCTGGCACGAACGGAACCGACGGTACGAACGGCAAGGACGGCGCCAACGGTACCGGCTGTATCATAAAGGAATCCACTGCATTGACCGCGACCATTGCCTGCGGTTCGGAAACATTTACGATGGACCTCACGGGCTATGTGGACGTACCCGAAGAATGCGACACCACCGACGTCGCTTGCACCGTGCCTGAAGGCGAGGTGCAACTTGGTGGCGTGAGCCAGAAGGGTCCGTTTGTTTCTGGCACGGATGTCACTGCTTATGAATTGGAAAACGGCAAGTCCCTCAAGCAGACTGGCAAGACGTTCGGCGGCAAGATCGAGAACAAGGACGGTTCCTTCAACATCAGGACAGTCAAGCTCAGGAGCACCTACACCTACCTTGTTGCCGACGGTTTTTACCGCAACGAGGTTACGGGCAAGAACAGTGCGGCTACAATCAAGCTCCGTGCCCTCACGAACCTGGATGGCCGCCGTACAGCGAACATCAACCTGGTGACCCACCTGGAATACGACCGCGTGCAGCGCCTCGTGACCAAGGAAAACATGTCTGTGCCTGCCGCAAAGCGTGCAGCGGAAAGGGAACTCTTTAGGACTTTCGGCATCGATGGCGACGGTTTCAAGGGGTACGCGGAAGACTTCAACATCCTCAAGGAAGGCGAAGGCAACGGCGAACTGCTTGCTATTTCCGCGATGCTCCAGGGTGACCGCAACGAGTCCGAGCTCACTGCCCTTTTGGCCGCACTGAGCGTTGACCTGGGCGACAACGGTAAGTGGGACGATTCCCTGCGCCGTGCACAGGTTGCCGACTGGGCGATGAAGGCTGACCTTGATGGCCGTCTAGCCACTATCCGTGCGAACGTGGAAGGCTGGAAACTTGCCGACAGCAAGGCTCCCGCGTTCGAACAGCACGTGACGAACTTCTGGATGCAGGAACTCGGCGTGCCCGCCTGTACCGGGGATAACGAAGGTGCGCTGTTCGCCACAAAGAATGCAAAGTCCGCCTACTACGCCGCGAACGATTCCGTGTACACCGACGGCGACAGCAGCCTGGTGCGTTTGATTTGCGACGCCTCCGGCGAAACTCCCGCATGGCGATATGCGGCTGACCTCGAGAAGGATGTTGCGGCACTTGCAGGTGATGCGGACGAAGGCTCTGCTGCAAACGGCAAGATCAACACGAACTTCGTGTACGTGACGGAAAATGGCGCTTGGCGCCGCGGCACCGAACTCGATGCAAAGTTCGAAGCCTGTGTAAACGAAATCAAGAACACCACCACGTTTACGGCCGATGCGACCGATACCACGTGGTACATCTGTGCGACGGACGGCAGCAAAATCGGTGACTATGTAATTCCCACGTCTTGGAGGCTCGCCAAGGAAGCAGAGGCCGATACGGCTCAGTTCAGAATCCCCGAAACCGCGGCAGATTCCATCAAGCAGGGCCACATCAACAAGGGACGTTTCTTTGTTTTCGATGACGGCGTGTGGCGTCGCGGTACCGAGAACGATTACCTGTTGCACAAGGTCTGCCTTGACGACATCAAGGGCGAAGTAGTCAAGACATCCGCTGGCCAGTACTACACCTGTACGGATGAGGCGAAAATCCTATCCGATGGTGCGATTGTCAGTAAAACCTGGCGAAACTCTACCGCCGAGGAGGCCGACAACTACTTTACCGAGAATCCTGACCAGGAAGGTGCGGTAAAGCAGGGTGACATGGATAAGAGTCGCGTCTACGTCTTTGAAAATGGCGAGTGGCGTCGTGGTACGAACCTTGACCTGATTCTTGACGAAGGTTGCATCGCTGTAAAGGAAGGTACAATCAGGGTTCGGGACAACAAGTATTATTACACGTGCTCTACAGAAAAAACTGTAGAAAATGGTGTTGAAATTGCAAATGCCTGGCGCGCTTCAACGGCTGAAGAGGCTGATATTTATGGTTGGTCCGCCCCGACTTCAAGGGCTGATTCTGTGAGAAAAGGTAACATAGACCATTCGCATTACTATGCTTATAGGAATAATGCGTGGGTTGATGCGTCGTACTACGAAATGGACGCATATCCGCTTTCGGCTACGGCAGCGGTAGGTACATATTCCGCAGGTGCGGTGAATACGAACCTGCATTATGTGATGGATTCTTATGGATGGAGACCTGCGACTGATTTGGAGAACTCCGGTCTCGAGGCTTGTACGCAGGCTCAAAAGAACAATGTCAAGCAGAGCAATGGCGGTACTGCTGATGACTGGTACAAATGCGTTAACGAATTCTCTACGAGTATCGATGGATTTGTGGTTACATATAACTGGCGAAAGGCGAAAGACATTGAAAAGGATACCGTGGGCTGGGGTGCTTATAGCTATTCAACGGGTGATGTCAAGAATGGAAAGGTAAATGCGAATTTGACTTACGTTCGCCAAAACCTTACATGGAGACATGGAACTGCCTTGGATAGCATCTTTAAGAAAGCTGGCTATAGAGCATGTACGACAAACAACGATACCTTGAAGACCTACAAATACAATAACCTGTATTATGTATGTACTGCTCAGTCGACTCCGGATACCCTACGCAAGTGGGTCCCTGCCCCTGATCTTTTCAATGATACGTATGAATCGCGCTCGTCTTGCAATGAGAGCGGTACGTATGGTGATGGCACCATTATGGCTGGACGCGTAAATAAGGATAAGTTGTATGCGTGCCAGAGCGCAAATAATTTCAGGCCGGCAAATAGTGACGAGATAAGCTATAACCGAGCTTGCGTGAGCTTTATTGATGATCAAATTTACAAATTGAACGGACTATTCCGTAGGTGTTGGTCTGGTTATGGTTGGGAGCGCGTTGTAGACAAGGAAGAATCAGTCATGAAAGCCTATGGAAAAGAGTACAAAACGGTTGTGATTGGAACTCAACAATGGATGACTGAGAATTTAAACTATTCAACCAGTGGTTCTTATTGCTATAACGACATTGCGAGTTATTGTAATACATATGGTCGACTTTATGAGTGGTCGACGGCGGTAAGAGTTTGCCCTGCTGGTTGGCATTTGCCGACAAGGGCTGAATGGAGAATCTTGTTTGATGCGGTTGGAGGTGAAGATTACGCTGGTTATTTACTCAAATCTGCGAGTGGATGGAATAACAACGGGAGTAGCAGCGGGAATGGCAGTGGTACTTATCCTTTCTCGGTAAAGCCGGCTGGCGATAGAAATTTGACTAGCAGCGGACCTGCTTATGGCGGCATCGGTACTAAAGCGAAATTTTGGACTTCTACGAAAGACTATGAAAATAATATGTTCTATGTAGAATTCTCTTATAATGAAAACAATGTATATGAGGACGCCGTATTCTCGGGTTTCGACTTTTCCGTTCGCTGTGTCCAGGACTAG
- a CDS encoding L-threonylcarbamoyladenylate synthase — translation MRFEVHPVNPQARIVKLAAAALEDDALVLYPTESGYAIGCNAESPKAIHKLYALKKPMKKFFMALIVPDIRSATEYARIDNFAFNIMKPRVPGPYTFILPADPHIARRLDVKRPEIGIRMPTHPFFKELFQHFDKPILSTAAKLSEEDIFDTDVIWKTFEHSVEMMVDCGPIEINPTNIISLIGGNVEVIRGELLDP, via the coding sequence ATGCGTTTTGAAGTACATCCCGTAAACCCGCAGGCGAGAATCGTGAAACTCGCCGCAGCCGCCCTCGAAGACGACGCGCTGGTACTCTACCCCACCGAATCCGGCTATGCCATCGGCTGCAATGCAGAATCCCCGAAGGCAATCCACAAGCTTTACGCCCTCAAGAAGCCCATGAAGAAGTTCTTCATGGCGCTCATCGTACCCGACATACGCAGCGCGACCGAATATGCCCGCATCGACAACTTCGCGTTCAACATCATGAAGCCACGCGTGCCAGGGCCCTACACCTTCATTCTGCCCGCCGACCCGCACATCGCCCGCAGGCTCGACGTGAAGCGCCCCGAAATCGGCATTCGCATGCCCACGCACCCGTTTTTCAAGGAACTCTTCCAGCATTTCGACAAGCCCATCCTCAGCACGGCGGCGAAACTCAGCGAAGAGGACATTTTCGATACCGACGTAATCTGGAAGACCTTCGAGCATTCCGTAGAGATGATGGTCGACTGCGGCCCCATCGAGATTAACCCGACGAACATAATAAGCCTCATCGGCGGGAACGTCGAGGTAATCCGCGGCGAATTGTTGGACCCGTAA
- a CDS encoding YraN family protein — protein sequence MIRKFKNKQNGGNKATNRPKGNFVETQAAAYLSREGYQVIARNYAYCGGELDIVAKQGETIVFVEVKSVWNAGEGNPAARVNAQKQKKVWKTACHFLHTHRDAAPKGFDQPCRFDVLSARMYIKPVQFEHFKGAFEGTQVIPQC from the coding sequence ATGATTCGCAAATTTAAAAACAAGCAAAACGGAGGCAATAAGGCCACGAACCGTCCGAAGGGGAACTTCGTAGAGACGCAGGCCGCCGCATACTTAAGCCGCGAAGGCTACCAGGTAATCGCTCGCAACTACGCCTACTGCGGCGGCGAGCTCGACATCGTGGCAAAGCAGGGCGAAACAATCGTGTTCGTGGAGGTAAAGTCGGTGTGGAACGCGGGCGAAGGCAACCCCGCCGCACGCGTGAATGCGCAGAAGCAGAAAAAAGTCTGGAAGACGGCGTGTCACTTTCTGCACACGCACAGGGATGCCGCCCCCAAGGGGTTCGATCAGCCGTGCCGTTTCGACGTGCTCAGCGCCCGCATGTACATAAAGCCCGTGCAGTTTGAACACTTCAAGGGCGCATTCGAGGGCACGCAAGTGATTCCGCAGTGTTGA
- a CDS encoding serine/threonine-protein kinase — translation MTEHAAQNFPRPFNENYDLIGTLGKGGMGLVYKALDKKLKREVAFKILDASADEEAIQRFYLEAQAMKELDHQNIVHVFDFGKQDNQLFIAMTYVQGFSLSDVLQRQSKLPFDAIEVIIRQIARGLLYAHSKGIVHRDVKPSNIMLTRDNRVYVMDFGISYIQEMEKDRLTKTGMTMGTPEYMSPEQCHGDEVTLQSDIYSMGVILYEMTCGRLPFQGNRPVEIALKHVQEPPPDPKQFRPDMPKGLSELILKCLKKKLNERFHDMQEFLDECDQVFPPKDAHNNTRFGKKQSLLRHPTSIAEAATRIPASVRVIRRRLTALAISLFPLLILLMVLLMLTYKPESTLREIEWDDALGNFEQSAIEADISGGYPIDNLVDGDLKTAWLTAMPAKPQNPVLTLFFEKKTLITHIGFAVGYQKSVDDPFGDRFRIFKKPKSLTLETKEGFKQKIKLENVKGMQYPVLQAMETSEIKIYLDEVYEADNKDFAISEVRMLGMELP, via the coding sequence ATGACCGAACATGCTGCACAGAATTTTCCGCGCCCCTTTAACGAGAACTACGACCTCATCGGCACTCTCGGCAAGGGCGGGATGGGACTTGTTTACAAGGCACTCGACAAGAAGCTAAAACGCGAAGTCGCATTCAAGATTCTAGACGCATCCGCCGACGAAGAGGCCATCCAGAGGTTCTACCTGGAAGCCCAGGCCATGAAGGAACTCGACCACCAGAACATCGTACATGTGTTCGACTTCGGTAAGCAGGACAACCAGCTGTTCATCGCGATGACCTACGTTCAGGGGTTCTCGCTTTCCGACGTTCTGCAGCGCCAGAGCAAGCTCCCCTTCGATGCCATCGAGGTCATTATCCGCCAGATTGCCCGTGGCCTCCTCTACGCCCACAGCAAAGGGATTGTCCACCGCGACGTGAAGCCCTCGAACATCATGCTCACCCGCGACAACCGCGTGTACGTGATGGATTTCGGCATCTCGTACATCCAGGAAATGGAAAAGGACAGGCTCACCAAAACGGGCATGACCATGGGAACGCCCGAATACATGAGCCCCGAGCAGTGCCACGGCGACGAGGTGACGCTCCAGTCCGACATTTACAGCATGGGTGTTATCTTGTACGAAATGACCTGCGGTCGCCTCCCCTTCCAGGGAAACCGCCCCGTAGAAATCGCGCTCAAGCACGTGCAGGAACCTCCCCCGGACCCCAAGCAGTTCCGCCCCGACATGCCCAAGGGCCTTTCGGAACTTATCCTCAAGTGCCTCAAGAAAAAACTGAACGAGCGATTCCACGACATGCAGGAATTCCTCGACGAGTGCGACCAGGTGTTCCCGCCCAAGGACGCGCACAACAACACGAGATTCGGCAAAAAACAGTCGCTGCTCAGGCACCCGACCTCCATCGCCGAGGCCGCCACGCGCATACCCGCGAGCGTGCGCGTTATCCGCAGGCGACTCACCGCACTCGCCATCTCGCTGTTCCCGCTGCTGATTCTTTTGATGGTGCTCCTGATGCTCACGTACAAGCCCGAAAGCACGCTCCGCGAAATCGAGTGGGACGACGCCCTCGGCAACTTCGAGCAGTCGGCCATCGAGGCAGACATCTCAGGCGGCTACCCCATCGACAACCTCGTGGATGGCGACCTCAAGACGGCATGGCTCACCGCGATGCCCGCAAAGCCGCAGAACCCGGTGCTCACGCTCTTCTTCGAGAAGAAAACGCTCATCACGCACATCGGATTTGCCGTCGGCTACCAGAAATCCGTCGACGACCCGTTCGGCGACCGCTTCCGCATTTTCAAGAAGCCCAAGTCGCTCACCCTCGAAACAAAGGAAGGATTCAAGCAGAAGATTAAGCTCGAGAACGTGAAGGGAATGCAGTACCCGGTGCTCCAGGCCATGGAAACCAGCGAAATCAAGATATACCTCGACGAAGTGTACGAGGCCGACAACAAGGATTTCGCAATTTCCGAGGTGAGGATGCTCGGCATGGAACTGCCCTAG
- a CDS encoding ATP-binding cassette domain-containing protein, translating to MFRIITPDKAKPFTIGRKEGSDLLFTERFVSREHAIIEFSEDAGGSAWHIRSLTKNSFTLVNDVQVEETTLRDGDVIGIGVKQLHVNLKGKELTLLLFDANDEVERVTLGDAPETRKVGDEESPREITVSKKGDGAEIAFRQGAVDENGKTHRKLVLAPGETTRYDQTEITAKDGEILLRKASAGFDIHVRDLDVFAGKKQLLSGIDFDLPAGEILAIIGRSGQGKSSLLKLFEGSYRKGERSSVLIGGVDYRHREVRKHIAILAQDPPLRQDLTVEETLLHGARISMDRREYAATSSAKLEKFCELFGLSARRQNRIKTLSGGELRRTALAAELMGNPGLIILDEPLSGLDPFNSRILCSHLKQLAFLGHTIILTTHSYEALHIANKVLVLHAGEQSFYGTPQAAYQFFKTNDPESILSGLNQDSSSIWKKSGSVSRDTVESHYGHIYFTRQKAKASLAYGMALTLRQWFRDKGKTAALLLQPFIIGFLFSQIFSKTSSLWTVSFAIILCANWFALSLSIREIVQEKGILRGEFRKGAKVLPYLAGKLALPTVAAFLQTAIVYAFVAYRIPVHPSPALLAVAFACTVAPAVAMGILVSSLSRNSGQANAFLPLLIIPQVALAGALVPFDQMQQVGKWLSTVVWSRYNQSTFLNLLLERPDDVWNKLSALILALIFCIITAFILLRSKKAK from the coding sequence ATGTTCCGTATCATCACACCCGATAAGGCAAAGCCGTTTACCATCGGACGCAAGGAAGGCAGCGACCTGCTCTTCACGGAACGTTTCGTATCCCGCGAACACGCCATCATAGAATTTAGCGAAGATGCGGGCGGCAGCGCCTGGCACATCCGGAGCCTCACCAAGAACAGCTTTACCCTCGTGAACGACGTGCAGGTAGAAGAAACCACCCTGCGCGACGGCGACGTTATCGGGATTGGCGTAAAGCAGTTGCACGTGAACCTCAAGGGCAAAGAACTCACCCTGCTCCTCTTTGACGCGAACGACGAGGTGGAGCGCGTGACGCTGGGAGATGCGCCCGAGACGCGGAAGGTGGGCGACGAGGAATCCCCCCGCGAAATTACCGTCAGCAAGAAGGGCGACGGCGCCGAAATCGCATTCCGGCAGGGAGCCGTCGACGAGAACGGGAAAACGCACCGCAAGCTCGTGCTCGCCCCGGGCGAAACCACGCGATACGACCAGACCGAAATCACCGCGAAGGACGGCGAAATCCTGCTCCGCAAGGCATCTGCGGGTTTCGACATCCACGTGCGCGACCTGGACGTTTTCGCGGGCAAAAAGCAGCTCCTCTCGGGCATAGACTTCGACCTCCCCGCGGGCGAAATTCTCGCCATCATCGGGCGTTCTGGCCAGGGAAAATCGAGCCTCCTCAAACTATTCGAGGGCAGTTACCGCAAGGGGGAACGCAGCAGCGTGCTTATCGGCGGTGTAGATTACCGGCACCGGGAAGTCCGCAAGCACATCGCCATCCTGGCACAGGACCCTCCCCTCCGTCAGGACCTTACCGTAGAGGAAACGCTCCTTCACGGGGCGCGCATCTCGATGGACCGGCGGGAATACGCGGCAACCTCAAGCGCAAAGCTCGAAAAATTCTGCGAACTCTTCGGGCTTTCTGCCCGCAGGCAGAACCGCATCAAGACCCTCAGCGGCGGTGAACTCCGGCGCACCGCCCTCGCGGCTGAACTCATGGGTAACCCCGGGCTCATCATCCTCGACGAACCGCTCTCGGGCCTGGACCCGTTCAACTCACGCATACTCTGTTCCCACCTCAAGCAGCTCGCCTTCCTCGGGCACACGATAATCCTCACCACGCACAGTTACGAGGCGCTGCACATCGCGAACAAGGTACTCGTGCTGCACGCGGGCGAGCAGAGTTTCTACGGTACGCCGCAGGCCGCCTACCAGTTCTTCAAGACGAACGACCCCGAAAGCATCCTCTCGGGCCTGAACCAGGATTCTTCCTCCATCTGGAAAAAATCGGGCTCCGTGAGCCGCGATACGGTAGAGAGCCATTACGGGCACATCTATTTCACAAGGCAAAAGGCGAAGGCATCGCTCGCCTACGGCATGGCACTCACGCTCCGGCAGTGGTTCCGCGACAAGGGTAAAACGGCGGCACTGCTGTTACAGCCGTTCATTATCGGGTTCCTCTTCTCGCAGATTTTCTCGAAGACATCCTCCCTCTGGACGGTATCCTTCGCCATCATCCTCTGCGCGAACTGGTTTGCGCTATCGCTTTCCATACGCGAAATCGTGCAGGAGAAGGGCATACTCCGGGGCGAATTCCGCAAGGGCGCGAAGGTTCTCCCCTATCTTGCGGGCAAACTCGCGCTCCCGACCGTAGCCGCGTTCCTGCAGACCGCCATCGTTTACGCGTTTGTCGCCTACCGCATTCCCGTGCACCCCTCGCCCGCCCTGCTCGCGGTAGCGTTCGCCTGCACCGTCGCACCCGCAGTCGCCATGGGCATCCTCGTAAGTTCGCTCTCCCGGAATTCCGGGCAGGCAAACGCGTTCCTCCCGCTGCTCATTATCCCGCAGGTGGCGCTCGCCGGCGCGCTCGTGCCCTTCGACCAGATGCAGCAGGTAGGCAAGTGGCTTTCGACCGTCGTGTGGTCGCGCTACAACCAGAGCACGTTCCTGAACCTGCTGCTGGAACGCCCCGATGACGTTTGGAACAAACTTTCGGCGCTTATACTCGCCCTCATATTTTGTATTATTACCGCATTCATTCTACTTAGATCGAAAAAAGCAAAATGA
- a CDS encoding pyridoxal phosphate-dependent aminotransferase — MTRALSTRTENIAASLTVAIDTLAKQMIAEGKDVVSLGAGEPDFPTPKPIRDAACNAINEGKTRYTAPVGILEVRKAVCDKLKRDNGLDYAPEQIIMTSGAKHAVFNALAALINPGDEVIIPAPYWVTYPELVKWLGGRPVFVQAGIENDFKITAAQLEAAVTERTKAILINNPCNPTGSVYTRDELAALAKVIVEKDIYCISDEVYEYFVYNGAFTSIACFEGMPERSIVINGFSKSHCMTGWRIGYDAAPAPIAKIIGKIQGQATHHPSNIAQYAALGALQMGMGEVEKMQAAFRKRRDFMVSQASRILGTPVAAPAGAFYLFAPVAKYYGKKTPAGTTVSGSIDFCKYLLETQGLAIVPGAAFGDDTCVRFSYAASDETLAKACERFEKGILGLHE, encoded by the coding sequence ATGACACGCGCTCTTTCTACCCGCACCGAAAACATTGCCGCATCGCTTACAGTCGCCATAGATACCCTAGCAAAACAGATGATTGCCGAAGGCAAGGACGTCGTGAGTCTCGGGGCGGGCGAACCCGACTTCCCTACCCCCAAGCCCATACGCGACGCCGCCTGCAACGCGATAAACGAGGGCAAGACCCGCTACACGGCCCCCGTGGGGATTCTCGAAGTCCGCAAAGCCGTTTGCGATAAACTAAAACGCGACAACGGACTCGATTACGCACCCGAACAAATTATCATGACGAGCGGGGCGAAACACGCCGTATTCAACGCACTTGCCGCCCTCATCAATCCCGGCGACGAAGTGATTATACCCGCGCCCTACTGGGTGACCTACCCCGAACTGGTAAAGTGGCTTGGAGGCCGCCCGGTGTTCGTGCAGGCAGGCATCGAGAACGATTTCAAGATTACCGCAGCGCAACTCGAGGCTGCCGTTACCGAAAGGACAAAGGCCATCCTCATCAACAACCCGTGCAACCCCACCGGGAGCGTCTATACGCGCGATGAACTCGCAGCCCTCGCGAAGGTGATTGTCGAGAAGGATATCTACTGCATCTCGGACGAGGTTTACGAATACTTTGTCTACAACGGCGCGTTCACAAGCATTGCCTGTTTTGAAGGCATGCCGGAACGTTCCATAGTCATAAACGGTTTCTCGAAATCGCACTGCATGACGGGATGGAGAATCGGTTACGATGCAGCCCCCGCACCCATCGCGAAAATCATCGGGAAAATCCAGGGCCAGGCGACGCACCACCCGAGCAACATCGCGCAGTACGCCGCCCTCGGGGCACTCCAGATGGGCATGGGCGAAGTAGAAAAGATGCAGGCAGCATTCCGCAAGCGCCGCGACTTCATGGTATCGCAGGCCTCGCGCATTCTCGGCACGCCTGTCGCAGCACCTGCGGGTGCGTTCTACCTGTTCGCGCCCGTCGCAAAGTACTACGGCAAAAAGACTCCCGCGGGCACAACCGTCAGCGGGTCCATAGACTTCTGCAAGTACCTGCTCGAAACTCAGGGGCTAGCCATCGTGCCAGGCGCCGCCTTCGGCGACGACACATGCGTGCGCTTCTCGTACGCCGCAAGTGACGAGACGCTCGCGAAGGCATGCGAACGCTTCGAGAAGGGGATTCTGGGCCTGCACGAATAA